In Triticum dicoccoides isolate Atlit2015 ecotype Zavitan unplaced genomic scaffold, WEW_v2.0 scaffold178240, whole genome shotgun sequence, one genomic interval encodes:
- the LOC119344653 gene encoding F-box/FBD/LRR-repeat protein At1g13570-like: MGCKKTKAEATSVLSSDRLSSLPPKIKGNILSRLNVREAVRTSTLSSTWRDAWTNMPKISLRDRNFTRTRFVKLVDMVLALHKGTIEEFDISGEKSYHDEFARWMLMLSRRSPRSVTIKLNSGPRYKISSRVFSIGDLKFLQLENCIISLPRAFQGFKSLTYLSLNNFSSTDWDIQNLISFCPVLTDLILTTFEGINQLNIHAPKLEYLSVYGDFEDINLEAPNLKVAILYLDHQAKAYQSVPIAHDKENHIKKSLGSLSEIKILGITGSFMKYLSKGRILTKLPTVFTRLENIYLNICFWDRRQVFAAYSLFQNAPNLKKLAVWSYPSSTWDQCQARILEHTLQMQMDHLVTASVGCFRGLDNEVDFVAKLLSWAPALEEVKIEWKGETDCIMVLAKLLALPRVSARAKVIVSF, translated from the exons ATGGGCTGCAAAAAGACCAAGGCAGAAGCTACATCTGTTCTGAGTTCAGACAGACTAAGCAGTCTACCCCCAAAGATAAAAGGCAACATCCTCTCCCGTTTGAATGTCAGAGAAGCTGTTAGGACTAGCACCTTATCGAGTACATGGAGGGATGCATGGACAAATATGCCAAAAATATCTTTGCGCGATAGAAATTTTACACGAACCAGGTTTGTTAAGTTGGTCGATATGGTGCTAGCACTCCACAAGGGAACCATAGAAGAGTTTGATATATCAGGTGAAAAGAGTTACCACGATGAGTTCGCTAGGTGGATGCTCATGCTGTCAAGGAGATCACCAAGGTCAGTTACAATCAAGTTGAACTCAGGGCCAAGGTATAAGATTTCCTCACGCGTCTTTTCCATCGGTGATTTGAAGTTTCTGCAACTGGAAAACTGCATCATCAGCTTGCCCCGGGCATTCCAAGGCTTCAAGAGCCTAACTTACCTGAGCCTAAACAATTTCTCATCCACAGACTGGGATATCCAAAATCTGATCTCATTCTGCCCCGTACTTACTGATTTGATATTAACTACTTTTGAGGGCATCAACCAACTAAACATTCACGCTCCTAAGCTAGAATATCTTAGTGTTTATGGGGACTTTGAAGACATTAATTTGGAGGCCCCTAATCTGAAGGTGGCCATCCTTTATCTAGATCACCAAGCTAAAGCATATCAATCTGTTCCAATTGCACATGACAAGGAAAACCATATCAAGAAGTCATTGGGAAGCCTAAGTGAGATCAAAATACTTGGAATCACTGGTAGTTTCATGAAG TATCTATCAAAAGGGCGTATACTTACAAAGCTCCCTACTGTGTTTACACGCCTCGAGAATATTTATCTTAATATATGCTTTTGGGACCGGAGGCAAGTCTTTGCTGCTTATTCATTATTTCAGAATGCCCCTAACTTGAAGAAGCTTGCGGTGTGG AGTTACCCTTCAAGCACATGGGATCAGTGTCAGGCAAGGATTCTAGAGCATACGCTGCAAATGCAAATGGACCATCTCGTGACGGCCAGTGTTGGATGCTTCCGGGGTCTTGACAACGAAGTCGATTTCGTGGCAAAGTTACTGAGTTGGGCACCTGCTCTGGAAGAAGTGAAGATAGAATGGAAGGGCGAAACAGACTGCATCATGGTTCTTGCCAAGCTATTAGCTCTGCCGAGAGTGTCTGCCAGGGCCAAGGTCATTGTTTCATTTTGA